In Novosphingobium resinovorum, the following are encoded in one genomic region:
- a CDS encoding SDR family NAD(P)-dependent oxidoreductase: protein MSGLSGKVAVVTGGTSGIGAAVSKLLTEAGAKVAVLSEVPQADLDKAVASGTLAHAAHVDIADAAAVAAAVQGIEAALGPVTLLVNNAAIWAPNPVPESSLSLFDRHIDVNLKGSFYVTQAVLPAMIEAGGGTIVFIGSVSGTAGRAGDSAYSASKAGVAMLARTLAAELGPKRIRINCVCPGAVATPLTANLRTPEGEQAIAALMDGHPSPRRQFFMDPEQIAQLVCFLLDDKSSALHGAVIPADEGLTATM from the coding sequence ATGAGTGGGCTCAGCGGAAAAGTCGCCGTGGTGACGGGCGGCACCAGCGGCATCGGCGCCGCCGTATCCAAGCTGCTGACCGAGGCGGGCGCAAAGGTCGCGGTGTTGTCCGAGGTGCCGCAGGCCGATCTCGACAAGGCGGTGGCAAGCGGCACGCTCGCCCATGCGGCGCACGTGGACATCGCCGATGCCGCTGCCGTCGCGGCGGCTGTGCAGGGCATCGAAGCGGCGCTCGGTCCGGTCACGCTGCTGGTCAACAACGCGGCGATCTGGGCGCCCAACCCGGTGCCCGAAAGCAGCCTCTCGCTGTTCGACCGGCATATCGACGTCAATCTCAAGGGCAGCTTCTACGTCACGCAAGCCGTGCTGCCCGCGATGATCGAGGCGGGCGGCGGGACGATCGTGTTCATCGGTTCGGTCAGCGGCACGGCGGGCCGCGCGGGCGACAGCGCCTACAGCGCTTCCAAAGCCGGGGTCGCCATGCTGGCGCGCACGCTGGCGGCGGAGCTGGGCCCGAAACGCATCCGCATCAACTGCGTGTGCCCCGGCGCGGTGGCGACGCCGCTGACCGCGAACTTGCGCACGCCGGAGGGCGAGCAGGCCATCGCCGCGTTGATGGACGGCCATCCCAGCCCGCGCCGCCAGTTCTTCATGGACCCCGAGCAGATCGCCCAGCTCGTCTGCTTCCTGCTCGATGACAAGTCGAGCGCGCTGCACGGCGCGGTCATCCCCGCCGACGAAGGCCTTACCGCAACGATGTAA
- a CDS encoding SDR family NAD(P)-dependent oxidoreductase — translation MTGSLEGRIALVTGCTGGIGSEISRQLAEAGATVIGADLPAEAGGWQGDSYLSLDVTDEVSWQSAIGAVEAQHGRLDVLVHVAGIVVVEKMENTTIEQWRKQMAVNVDGPFLGTKVAAQLLRRSGESVPHGASVIVISSVAGKIGSPLHVGYCTSKGAVTLFVKACAMEFSALGYKVRVNSVHPSGVKTGMVDHILQRIVDNGFAASVEEAAAGLAPAHPIGRMADPIDVAKTVRFLASDEAGYMHGSELIVDGGFTAQ, via the coding sequence ATGACCGGTTCGCTTGAAGGACGCATCGCCCTCGTCACCGGATGCACCGGCGGCATCGGCAGTGAGATATCGCGCCAACTGGCCGAGGCAGGTGCGACCGTCATCGGCGCCGACCTCCCCGCCGAGGCAGGGGGCTGGCAGGGCGATTCCTATCTCTCGCTCGACGTGACCGACGAGGTATCCTGGCAGTCGGCGATCGGCGCGGTGGAGGCGCAGCACGGGCGGCTCGACGTGCTGGTCCATGTCGCGGGCATTGTCGTCGTCGAGAAGATGGAGAACACCACCATCGAGCAGTGGCGCAAACAGATGGCGGTCAACGTCGATGGCCCGTTCCTCGGCACCAAGGTGGCGGCGCAGCTCCTCCGGCGCTCGGGCGAGAGCGTGCCGCACGGGGCTTCGGTGATCGTGATCTCATCGGTCGCGGGCAAGATCGGCTCGCCGCTGCACGTCGGGTACTGCACCTCCAAGGGCGCGGTGACGCTGTTCGTGAAGGCCTGCGCGATGGAGTTCTCCGCGCTGGGCTACAAGGTGCGGGTCAACTCGGTGCACCCCAGCGGCGTCAAGACCGGCATGGTCGACCACATCCTCCAGCGCATCGTCGACAACGGTTTCGCCGCCAGCGTCGAGGAAGCCGCCGCCGGGCTCGCCCCCGCGCACCCGATCGGGCGCATGGCCGATCCCATCGACGTCGCCAAGACCGTGCGCTTCCTCGCCTCCGACGAGGCCGGGTACATGCACGGCTCGGAACTGATCGTCGATGGCGGGTTCACCGCGCAATGA
- a CDS encoding putative quinol monooxygenase, with product MIGVIMHVRTKPDKTQRFIELTTQLQKDVRANEADTLLFQVMQSREDPNAFGFTEIFTDIAAKEAHANRPYHVAMSAEGYACLDGDPDIRVFDLLGEAAKAGVHA from the coding sequence ATGATTGGTGTCATCATGCATGTCCGCACGAAGCCGGACAAGACGCAGCGCTTCATCGAACTGACCACGCAACTGCAGAAGGACGTGCGCGCCAACGAGGCCGATACGCTGCTGTTCCAGGTCATGCAATCGCGCGAGGACCCGAACGCCTTCGGCTTCACCGAGATCTTCACCGACATCGCCGCCAAGGAAGCGCATGCGAACCGGCCCTACCACGTCGCCATGTCGGCGGAGGGCTACGCCTGCCTCGACGGCGACCCCGACATCCGCGTCTTCGACCTTCTGGGTGAAGCCGCCAAGGCAGGAGTTCACGCATGA
- a CDS encoding tetratricopeptide repeat protein: MWGEMLAEAARVAQGPDPVAARPLVDRLLSAKPGDADALTLAGIVAQRTGRMEDAVRAFGDACAADPRDAGRRQNLGVALKNAGAYEEALQAFAAALELRPGHAATLANLGSCLIAAERYDEALEMLTQAGDSADALNNTGVALARLGRHGEAVSRYRRSLELRPGHLDTALNLVDALAACGQGGEAESLVGQILRVQPRNPRAANQLGLMRERAGDYTGAVNVLRRAFDPAQPNHALGINLVRAMIRGGQERDALGVCGKLVATQPSVTTPVALALAAFEKLGWTGDRERIMALDRFVTVHDIDAAPGFEDLATFNAALVEELRAHPSLTFEPEGLVTRQGRQSADLVDARSPAIGALARIARDHLASAHARLAEEPADHPLLHALPEEWSLTLWGTILRPGGEVGSHIHAPNWLSGVYYPQFEGEDGAFAIGLLPEELGGGGTPVTYQPRAGRMILFPSYLWHATLPFGGDKERISFAFDLVPKGIGRAHKLP, encoded by the coding sequence ATGTGGGGGGAAATGCTGGCCGAAGCGGCGCGCGTCGCGCAGGGGCCGGACCCGGTGGCGGCCCGGCCCCTGGTGGACCGCCTGCTCTCCGCGAAGCCGGGAGATGCCGATGCGCTGACACTGGCCGGGATCGTCGCCCAGCGTACCGGGCGCATGGAAGATGCGGTGCGCGCCTTCGGCGATGCCTGCGCCGCCGATCCGCGTGATGCCGGACGCCGGCAGAACCTGGGCGTCGCGCTCAAGAACGCAGGCGCTTACGAGGAGGCGCTGCAGGCTTTCGCCGCCGCGCTGGAACTGCGCCCCGGACATGCCGCAACGCTGGCGAATCTCGGCTCCTGCCTGATCGCGGCGGAGCGATACGACGAGGCGCTGGAGATGCTGACGCAGGCCGGAGACAGCGCCGATGCGCTCAACAATACGGGGGTCGCGCTGGCGCGGCTCGGACGGCACGGCGAGGCGGTGAGCCGTTACCGGCGCTCGCTGGAACTGCGGCCCGGGCACCTCGACACGGCGCTGAACCTTGTCGATGCGCTCGCCGCCTGCGGTCAGGGGGGCGAGGCGGAAAGCCTCGTCGGGCAAATCCTGCGCGTACAGCCCCGCAACCCACGCGCGGCAAACCAGCTTGGCCTCATGCGCGAGCGGGCCGGCGATTACACAGGTGCGGTGAATGTGCTGCGCCGCGCCTTCGATCCGGCACAGCCCAACCATGCGCTCGGCATCAATCTGGTACGGGCGATGATCCGCGGCGGGCAGGAGCGCGATGCGCTGGGCGTCTGCGGTAAACTCGTCGCCACGCAGCCGAGCGTCACCACGCCGGTGGCGCTGGCCCTCGCCGCCTTCGAGAAGCTCGGCTGGACCGGCGATCGCGAACGGATCATGGCGCTCGACCGCTTCGTCACCGTGCATGACATCGACGCCGCGCCGGGCTTCGAAGACCTCGCGACGTTCAACGCCGCGCTGGTGGAGGAACTGCGTGCTCACCCCTCGCTGACGTTCGAGCCGGAGGGCCTCGTGACCCGCCAGGGACGCCAGAGCGCCGACCTCGTCGATGCGCGGAGCCCGGCGATCGGCGCCCTTGCACGGATCGCCCGCGATCATCTCGCCAGTGCCCATGCACGCCTTGCCGAGGAACCCGCCGACCACCCCCTGCTCCACGCGTTGCCCGAGGAATGGAGCCTGACCCTGTGGGGCACGATCCTGCGCCCCGGCGGCGAAGTCGGCTCGCATATCCATGCCCCCAACTGGCTCTCGGGTGTCTACTATCCACAGTTCGAGGGTGAAGACGGTGCCTTCGCGATCGGCCTGCTGCCGGAGGAACTGGGCGGCGGCGGCACGCCCGTCACCTACCAGCCCCGAGCGGGCCGGATGATCCTGTTCCCCTCGTATCTCTGGCACGCCACGCTGCCCTTCGGCGGCGACAAGGAACGCATCAGCTTCGCCTTCGACCTCGTCCCCAAGGGCATCGGCCGCGCGCACAAGCTGCCCTGA
- a CDS encoding TonB-dependent receptor, giving the protein MIGKRHLNCVFTTFAMGLLASVSTTAMAQSAPASAPPQADPPPQQGGLEDIVVTARRISESLQDTPVAVSAFTETAIQNKFATDIRALAGDVPNVVITNVPGFNAASIGIRGQSTGDIILTFEPAVGVVVDDFVLAHVQTQLFDLFDVERIEVLRGPQGTLFGKNTVGGVVNVITKKPEPGFSGEVRLGYSSFNTKDVKAAINIPLADNLYFRAAGSFQESDGYYRLTKNNDVDGFEGVPGRGQRWGGSRYFSARAKLLWEPTDDTNILLTYELLRDRGDSPPSVNETPPGFLIDVVGFPGIQTTGQSPYKTGTTLCEGSATAPTCVGTLDGHRVDVDGVYLRGEHSVDDVGTITVVGGWRRVQSKLPSDYTGENAYLFVSAREDVRKQYSLEARFSSDFSDVLKFTVGGMYWGQKLDANATSFLGFLRFLGDPTALTDPNQSTANYKVDSYAVFGEAEYKVADPFSVFVGARYTKESKDFAVRPQVRRSTIATGFWPEYSDSAKFSKPTMRAGYRWEIAPGINNYFTYSQGYKSGGYNEQAMSATSALPFREETADSFELGFKTETADRKLRVNIAAFYVKYNDLQRDAVVPFIDPITGLPGQETRTTNAGKAHVKGIELEISAAPVVGLTMGASVGWQKAEYDEFSTDVNGDGVNDDASYLKLRNAPKWTASGNVHYEFPPTDWGVVSLNADVNYQAQYESTTLNADYSQGQARTLVGASIGWTDPDERFRVAVFGRNLLDKVYRVSANSVAGLFNFTNYAPPRSFGVEGSVKF; this is encoded by the coding sequence ATGATCGGCAAACGACACCTGAATTGCGTCTTCACGACTTTCGCCATGGGGCTTCTGGCGAGCGTCAGCACTACCGCGATGGCACAAAGCGCTCCGGCTTCCGCGCCGCCGCAGGCCGATCCGCCGCCGCAGCAGGGCGGACTGGAGGACATTGTCGTCACCGCGCGGCGCATCTCGGAATCGCTGCAGGACACGCCGGTGGCGGTTTCCGCCTTCACCGAGACGGCGATCCAGAACAAGTTCGCCACCGACATCCGCGCGCTGGCGGGCGACGTGCCCAACGTCGTCATAACCAACGTCCCGGGCTTCAACGCCGCCTCGATCGGCATTCGCGGCCAGTCCACCGGCGACATCATCCTGACCTTCGAGCCCGCCGTCGGCGTGGTGGTGGACGACTTCGTGCTCGCCCACGTCCAGACCCAGTTGTTCGACCTGTTCGACGTGGAGCGCATCGAAGTCCTGCGCGGACCGCAGGGCACGCTGTTCGGCAAGAACACCGTGGGCGGCGTCGTCAACGTCATTACCAAGAAGCCGGAGCCCGGCTTCAGCGGCGAAGTGCGGCTCGGCTATTCCAGCTTCAACACCAAGGACGTCAAGGCCGCGATCAATATCCCGCTCGCCGACAACCTCTACTTCCGCGCGGCAGGATCGTTCCAGGAAAGCGACGGCTACTACCGTCTGACCAAGAACAACGACGTCGACGGCTTCGAGGGCGTGCCCGGACGCGGCCAGCGCTGGGGCGGATCGCGCTACTTCAGCGCCCGCGCCAAGCTCTTGTGGGAGCCGACCGACGACACCAACATCCTGCTCACCTACGAACTGCTGCGCGATCGTGGCGACAGTCCGCCTTCGGTCAACGAGACGCCTCCGGGTTTCCTGATCGACGTGGTCGGCTTCCCCGGCATTCAGACGACCGGGCAAAGCCCCTACAAGACCGGCACCACACTGTGCGAAGGTTCGGCCACTGCGCCGACTTGCGTGGGTACGCTCGATGGTCACCGCGTCGATGTGGACGGCGTCTACTTGCGCGGCGAGCATTCGGTCGATGACGTCGGCACGATCACCGTCGTCGGCGGCTGGCGGCGGGTGCAGTCCAAGCTGCCTTCCGACTATACGGGTGAGAACGCCTACTTGTTCGTCTCTGCGCGTGAGGACGTGCGCAAGCAGTACAGTCTCGAGGCACGGTTCAGCTCCGACTTCTCGGACGTCCTGAAGTTCACCGTGGGCGGCATGTACTGGGGGCAGAAGCTGGACGCCAATGCTACCAGCTTCCTCGGCTTCCTGCGCTTCCTGGGAGACCCCACCGCGCTGACCGACCCGAACCAGTCCACCGCGAACTACAAGGTCGACAGCTACGCCGTGTTCGGCGAGGCGGAATACAAGGTCGCCGACCCGTTCTCGGTCTTCGTCGGCGCCCGCTACACCAAGGAGAGCAAGGACTTCGCGGTGCGTCCGCAAGTGCGCCGCTCGACGATCGCGACCGGGTTCTGGCCCGAGTACAGCGACAGCGCGAAGTTCTCCAAGCCGACGATGCGCGCAGGCTATCGCTGGGAGATCGCGCCGGGGATCAACAACTACTTCACCTACAGCCAGGGCTACAAGTCGGGCGGCTACAACGAGCAGGCGATGTCCGCTACGTCGGCGCTGCCGTTTCGTGAGGAGACCGCCGACAGCTTCGAACTGGGCTTCAAGACCGAGACGGCCGATCGCAAGCTGCGCGTCAACATCGCGGCGTTCTATGTGAAGTACAACGATCTGCAGCGCGACGCGGTGGTCCCCTTCATCGATCCGATCACAGGCCTGCCGGGGCAGGAGACGCGGACGACCAATGCGGGCAAGGCCCACGTAAAGGGCATCGAACTCGAAATCTCCGCCGCACCGGTGGTGGGCCTGACGATGGGCGCTTCGGTTGGCTGGCAGAAGGCGGAGTACGACGAGTTCAGCACCGACGTGAACGGTGACGGCGTGAACGACGATGCCTCCTACCTCAAGCTGCGCAATGCGCCCAAGTGGACGGCCAGCGGGAACGTGCATTACGAGTTCCCGCCGACCGACTGGGGCGTCGTCTCGCTCAACGCAGACGTCAACTATCAGGCACAGTACGAATCCACGACGCTCAACGCCGACTATTCGCAAGGTCAGGCGCGCACACTGGTGGGGGCAAGCATCGGCTGGACCGATCCCGACGAGCGCTTCCGCGTCGCGGTGTTCGGTCGCAACCTGCTGGACAAGGTCTACCGCGTCTCGGCCAACTCGGTCGCGGGGCTGTTCAACTTCACCAACTACGCCCCGCCGAGGAGCTTCGGCGTTGAAGGCTCGGTGAAGTTCTGA
- a CDS encoding cupin domain-containing protein, with protein MTALHDAGKLGDLIVNINDCHEVALGTGTTIRLLRYSEETGDWVLWVHMEPGATFAPHWHLGHGQYFVTKGELIYDVGSAPAGTYGYEPIGSRHNEARCDEVTEYLFMGHGAVAFLDEVGEIRFILNHEFLRDVAKGEVISNVANEGLEEAA; from the coding sequence ATGACCGCTTTGCACGATGCCGGAAAACTCGGCGACCTCATCGTCAACATCAACGACTGCCACGAAGTCGCGCTCGGCACCGGCACCACGATCCGGCTGCTGCGCTACAGCGAGGAGACCGGCGACTGGGTCCTGTGGGTCCACATGGAGCCCGGCGCGACCTTCGCCCCGCACTGGCACCTTGGCCACGGGCAGTATTTCGTGACCAAGGGCGAACTGATCTACGACGTCGGCTCAGCGCCTGCGGGGACTTACGGCTACGAACCGATCGGCTCGCGCCACAACGAGGCGCGCTGCGACGAAGTGACCGAATATCTCTTCATGGGCCACGGCGCCGTCGCCTTCCTCGACGAGGTGGGCGAGATCCGCTTCATCCTCAACCACGAATTCCTGCGCGACGTGGCCAAGGGCGAAGTGATCTCCAACGTTGCCAACGAGGGGCTGGAGGAAGCGGCATGA